In the Setaria italica strain Yugu1 chromosome VI, Setaria_italica_v2.0, whole genome shotgun sequence genome, one interval contains:
- the LOC101768595 gene encoding ankyrin repeat-containing protein At5g02620 — MERQSSIRLGALEKLKSFRGMEKQKSFRGIMSLERRSRDSPGKRGDTPLHLAARSGSVAHAQRILAELDPALVAEMAAKQNQDGETPLYVAAEKGHAEVVREILKVSDVQTAGIKASNSFDAFHIAAKQGHLEVLKEMLQAFPALAMTTNSVNATALDTAAIQGHVDIVNLLLETDASLARIARNNGKTVLHSAARMGHVEVVRSLLNKDPSIGLRTDKKGQTALHMASKGQNAEIVVELLKPDTSVVHIEDKQGNRPLHVASRKGNIIIVQTLLSVEGIDVNAVNRSGETAFAIAEKMNNEELVNILKEAGGVTAKEPAHPPNSAKQLKQTVSDIRHDVQSQIKQTRQTKMQVHKIKKRLEKLHIGGLNNAINSNTVVAVLIATVAFAAIFTVPGNFVEDLSQAPPEMSLGQAYVASNPAFIVFLVFDALALFISLAVVVVQTSLIVVEQKAKKRMVFVMNKLMWLACLFISVAFIALTYVVVGRDDWWLAWCTMAIGTVIMLTTLGSMCYCIITHRLNEKNTRKIRKASASQSRGSWSRSVDSDEEILNSEYKTKMYAL, encoded by the exons ATGGAGCGGCAATCCAGCATCCGGCTGGGCGCGCTGGAGAAGCTCAAGAGCTTCCGGGGGATGGAGAAGCAGAAGAGCTTCCGGGGGATCATGTCCCTGGAGCGGCGGAGCAGGGACAGCCCGGGAAAGCGCGGCGACACGCCGCTCCACCTCGCGGCGAGGTCCGGGAGCGTGGCCCACGCGCAGAGGATCCTCGCCGAGCTCGACCCGGCGCTGGTAGCGGAGATGGCGGCCAAGCAGAACCAGGACGGCGAGACGCCGCTGTACGTCGCCGCCGAGAAGGGCCACGCCGAGGTGGTGCGGGAGATCCTCAAGGTCTCCGATGTGCAGACGGCCGGGATCAAGGCGAGCAACAGCTTCGATGCGTTCCACATCGCCGCGAAGCAAGGCCATCTTG AAGTTCTGAAGGAGATGTTGCAGGCTTTTCCTGCTCTTGCCATGACAACAAATTCTGTAAATGCTACAGCTTTGGACACTGCTGCAATTCAGGGGCATGTTGATATAGTCAATCTTCTACTGGAAACGGATGCTAGCCTCGCCAGAATTGCGAGAAATAATGGGAAAACAGTTTTGCATTCAGCAGCAAGAATGGGCCATGTGGAAGTTGTAAGATCATTGTTGAATAAGGATCCCAGCATTGGTTTAAGGACTGACAAGAAGGGGCAAACGGCACTGCATATGGCCTCGAAAGGACAAAATGCTGAAATCGTGGTCGAGTTGCTGAAGCCTGATACTTCAGTTGTCCATATCGAAGACAAACAGGGGAACCGACCTTTGCATGTTGCTAGTCGGAAGGGGAATATCATT ATAGTGCAAACTCTATTATCAGTTGAGGGGATCGATGTGAATGCAGTTAATAGATCTGGAGAGACTGCATTCGCCATTGCTGAGAAAATGAACAATGAAGAACTTGTTAACATCCTTAAGGAGGCTGGTGGCGTAACTGCAAAAGAGCCAGCGCATCCTCCGAATTCAGCAAAGCAACTTAAGCAAACAGTCAGTGATATCAGACATGATGTCCAGTCCCAGATCAAACAAACACGTCAGACCAAGATGCAAGTCCATAAGATCAAGAAGAGACTCGAAAAGCTCCATATTGGTGGTCTAAACAACGCCATCAACTCCAACACTGTTGTTGCAGTGCTTATCGCCACCGTAGCCTTTGCTGCCATATTCACCGTCCCTGGAAATTTTGTAGAGGATCTGAGCCAAGCGCCTCCCGAGATGTCCCTGGGACAAGCATATGTTGCTAGCAACCCGGCCTTCATAGTCTTCCTGGTCTTCGACGCCCTGGCTCTCTTCATCTCCCTtgcggtcgtcgtcgtccagaCCTCGCTGATCGTGGTGGAGCAGAAGGCCAAGAAGCGGATGGTCTTCGTGATGAACAAGCTGATGTGGCTGGCGTGCCTCTTCATCTCGGTGGCCTTCATTGCACTGACATACGTCGTGGTGGGGCGTGATGACTGGTGGCTGGCCTGGTGCACCATGGCAATTGGCACCGTGATCATGCTCACCACCCTTGGCTCCATGTGCTACTGCATCATCACCCACAGGTTGAACGAGAAGAACACGAGGAAGATCAGGAAGGCCTCCGCGAGCCAGTCCCGGGGCTCGTGGTCCCGGTCAGTTGATTCAGATGAAGAGATACTTAACAGCGAATACAAGACGAAGATGTACGCACTGTAG
- the LOC105914618 gene encoding putative disease resistance protein RGA3: MGLNEADDVLDDFQYEALRREAQAGESTPRKVLYFSRDRLVFHQKASRDLKNVLDKIDELVSEMNTFGLLQRAEAPQALYRQTYPALDESLGIIGREDDKEVVVKILRDQEDHKIVQVLPIIGMGGVGKTTLAKMVYHNRMIQKHFRLKMWHCVSENFEAISLVRYV; encoded by the exons ATGGG attaaacGAGGCTGATGATGTCCTCGATGACTTCCAATATGAGGCTCTGCGCCGCGAGGCCCAGGCCGGCGAGTCCACGCCACGAAAGGTACTCTACTTCTCGCGTGATCGGCTTGTGTTCCATCAGAAGGCCAGCAGGGACCTCAAGAACGTGCTCGATAAGATTGACGAGCTGGTGTCGGAGATGAATACTTTTGGTCTGCTGCAGCGTGCGGAGGCACCGCAAGCTCTGTATCGGCAAACCTACCCAGCATTGGATGAGTCTCTGGGTATCATTGGCAGGGAAGACGACAAGGAGGTGGTGGTGAAGATCTTGCGCGACCAGGAAGATCACAAGATTGTTCAGGTGCTGCCCATCATTGGAATGGGGGGTGTGGGCAAGACCACGCTAGCCAAGATGGTGTACCACAACCGCATGATTCAGAAGCACTTTCGGTTGAAGATGTGGCACTGTGTGTCAGAAAACTTTGAAGCCATTTCTCTTGTGAGATATGTGTAA
- the LOC101768185 gene encoding disease resistance protein RGA2-like — protein sequence MAESLLLPMVSRVAGKAADVLVQSITRMWGVDDDRRKLERHLLAVQSLLADAEVKSENNPAVRRWMKDLNVVAYRADDVLDDFQYEALHREAQSHRSMTSKVLSSFTLHNRLVFRHKASRDLKNVLDKIDELVMEMNKFGFMERAEVPHALYRQTHSVLDESVEIFGRDEDKEALVKLLIDQQDQQNVQVLPIIGMGGLGKTTLVKMVYSDYRVQKHFDVKMWYCVSENFEATAVVRSVIQLATNGTCSLPDTIELLRGKLQEVIGQKRYLLVLDDVWNEEQQKWDDDLKPLLCSSIGGFGSMIVVTSRSRQVASIMGTLPPYELACLSEDASWELFSQKAFSKGVQEQEEFVMFGRCIVNKCKGLPLALKTMGGLMSSKQQVQDWEAIAESNISDTSRGKDEVLSILKLSYRHLSSEMKQCFAFCAAFPKDYLMEKDKLVQLWIANSYIIYMVREQWIWHRKANSFSTSWLGGPFFKMWMCNHFPRKFYVKCMI from the coding sequence ATGGCTGAGTCACTGCTTCTGCCCATGGTGTCCAGAGTGGCTGGCAAGGCTGCTGATGTGCTCGTCCAGAGCATCACTCGCATGTGGGGCGTCGATGATGACCGGCGCAAGCTGGAGCGACATCTGCTGGCCGTCCAGTCCTTGCTAGCCGACGCCGAGGTAAAGAGTGAGAATAACCCCGCTGTCAGGAGGTGGATGAAGGACCTCAATGTGGTTGCCTACCGGGCTGACGATGTCCTGGACGACTTCCAGTACGAGGCGCTGCATCGTGAGGCCCAAAGCCACCGGTCCATGACCAGCAAGGTACTGAGCTCCTTCACCTTGCATAACCGACTTGTGTTCCGTCATAAGGCGAGCAGGGACCTCAAAAACGTGCTTGACAAGATCGATGAGCTAGTGATGGAGATGAACAAGTTTGGTTTCATGGAGCGCGCAGAGGTACCGCATGCTCTTTATCGGCAGACGCACTCAGTGCTGGATGAGTCTGTAGAGATTTTTGGCAGAGACGAAGACAAGGAGGCGTTGGTGAAACTGTTGATCGATCAGCAAGATCAGCAGAATGTCCAGGTACTTCCCATCATTGGAATGGGTGGTTTGGGAAAGACCACTCTGGTCAAGATGGTATACAGCGATTACAGGGTTCAGAAGCACTTCGACGTGAAGATGTGGTACTGTGTATCTGAAAACTTTGAAGCTACTGCTGTTGTTAGATCCGTCATTCAATTGGCTACAAATGGAACATGTTCCCTGCCTGACACCATTGAGCTTTTGCGAGGAAAACTGCAGGAAGTCATTGGCCAGAAAAGGTACTTAttggttcttgatgatgtgtGGAACGAAGAGCAGCAAAAGTGGGATGATGACCTGAAGCCACTACTGTGTTCTTCTATTGGTGGATTCGGAAGTATGATAGTTGTCACAAGTCGGAGCCGACAAGTGGCCTCTATAATGGGCACCCTTCCCCCCTATGAGCTAGCATGCCTAAGTGAAGACGCTTCATGGGAGTTGTTCTCACAGAAGGCATTTAGTAAAGGGGTCCAAGAGCAAGAAGAGTTTGTCATGTTTGGCAGGTGCATTGTCAACAAGTGTAAAGGATTGCCTCTTGCCCTCAAGACAATGGGAGGCTTGATGAGTTCAAAACAGCAAGTCCAGGACTGGGAGGCCATTGCGGAAAGCAATATTAGTGATACCAGTAGAGGCAAAGATGAAGTATTGTCCATACTAAAACTGAGCTACAGACACTTGTCATCGGAAATGAAGCAATGCTTTGCTTTCTGTGCAGCTTTCCCCAAAGACTATTTGATGGAGAAGGATAAGTTGGTCCAACTATGGATAGCAAACAGTTATATTATATACATGGTGAGGGAACAATGGATTTGGCACAGAAAGGCGAATTCATTTTCAACGAGTTGGCTTGGAGGTCCTTTCTTCAAGATGTGGATGTGCAATCATTTTCCAAGGAAATTTTATGTAAAATGCATGATTTAA
- the LOC101767251 gene encoding putative disease resistance protein RGA3: MAESLLLPVVRGVVGKAADALVQSITRMWGVDQDRLKLERHLVYVQSLLADAEAKSETNHAVRTWMKELKAAAYQADDVLDDFQYEALRREALSGQSMASKVLSNFTSKNRLVFRHKASRDLKNVLEKIDELVTEMTKFGLVALPEGPPQALPRQTHSALDESMEIIGRKDDKDGVVELLLDQQDRQHVQVLPILGMGGVGKTTLAKMVYNSDKIQKHFELRMWHCVSENFEAIPLVRSVIELATNSRCDLPDTIELLRGKLQEAIGRKRFLLILDDVWNEDKKKWEDDLRPLLCSSIGGSGSMIVVTSRSRQVASIMGTLPPHELVCLSEDDSWELFSKKAFSKGVQEQAEFVKIGRCISKKCKGLPLALKTMGGLMSSKYQIQEWEVIADCNISDTDRGKDEVLPILKLSYKHLSHEMKQCFAFCSIFPKDYVMEKDMLIQLWMANGYVNEEGTMDLTQKGEYVFNELAWRSFFQDVVLVRKPYDPSYYSKYASKQEINGCKMHDLMHDLAKDVANECANAEVLIQQNLPVNDVRHLHISRDDQLNKISQLLGGTMYLRTLLTPESSYKDPVKLKLMSSRALSIRCGDTSIVHMELTHTAHLRYLDLSRSNIVSLPNSICMLYNLLSLRLNGCSQLQYLPEGMRTMRKLCHIYLLGCCKLERMPPKLSVLHNLRTLTTFVVGTKDGCGIEELEDLRQIGNRLELYNLREVKCGSKANLHEKHNLNELLLYWDHCRDEYDKSTIGEATNHEQVLESLEPHDKLKILEVHSYGGLTISQWMRNPQMFRCLRELVMIGCRGCKDLPIVWLSSSLEHLCLRGMESLTTLCKNINVKAEAYNTSLQIFPKLKRMELIALPELDRWAENSAGEILSSLTFPRLEKLEIEKCDKLASLPRLPVLTHLYLSGFPWNNSTGALISMRMSLGSLPSLVHLEISHLLVDVVMPPDGEESQSQRPLCTLRSLALKGDDAFITIFNKSKLQLGLRDWLVSVEELNIMSCHNIVRWPVEELRCFPRLRSLNIWYCSKLEGKGSSSEEDGILPLLPEFPASLEELRIDNNRSLVALPSNLGDLVKLRRLSVLFCEALKALPDGMDGLTSLDIGLCPGIEKFPQGLLQRLPALKYLYIHHCPDLQRRCREGGEYFDLIASIPHKYIEAPAQATEYVIRLTALGLITGCGKGQYKKLEACSILCHGSCFLSR, encoded by the exons ATGGCAGAGTCGCTGCTGCTCCCCGTGGTGCGCGGCGTCGTCGGCAAGGCGGCTGACGCCCTCGTGCAGAGCATCACTCGCATGTGGGGCGTCGACCAGGACCGCCTCAAGCTCGAGCGCCACCTGGTGTACGTGCAGTCCTTGCTGGCCGACGCCGAGGCGAAGAGCGAGACCAACCACGCCGTCCGGACGTGGATGAAGGAGCTCAAGGCCGCCGCGTACCAGGCCGACGACGTCCTCGACGACTTCCAGTACGAGGCACTGCGCCGTGAGGCCCTGAGCGGCCAGTCCATGGCAAGCAAGGTACTGAGCAACTTCACCTCAAAGAATCGTCTTGTATTCCGTCATAAAGCGAGCAGAGACCTGAAGAACGTGCTCGAAAAGATTGACGAGCTCGTGACCGAGATGACAAAGTTTGGCCTGGTGGCGCTTCCGGAGGGGCCGCCGCAAGCTCTTCCTCGGCAGACGCACTCAGCGCTGGATGAATCCATGGAGATAATTGGCAGAAAAGATGACAAAGATGGGGTGGTGGAACTGTTGCTGGACCAGCAAGATCGGCAGCATGTACAAGTGCTGCCCATCCTTGGAATGGGGGGTGTGGGCAAGACCACGCTAGCCAAGATGGTGTACAACAGCGACAAAATTCAGAAGCACTTTGAATTGAGGATGTGGCACTGCGTGTCAGAAAATTTTGAAGCTATTCCTCTTGTTAGGTCTGTAATTGAGTTGGCTACAAATAGCAGATGTGATCTGCCTGACACGATCGAGCTGCTGCGAGGAAAATTGCAGGAAGCTATTGGCCGCAAAAGGTTCCTACTCATTCTCGACGATGTGTGGAACGAAGACAAAAAGAAGTGGGAGGATGACTTGAGGCCGCTACTCTGTTCTTCAATTGGTGGATCAGGAAGCATGATAGTTGTCACAAGTAGAAGCCGACAAGTGGCGTCAATAATGGGCACCCTTCCACCTCATGAATTAGTGTGTTTGAGTGAAGATGATTCATGGGAATTGTTCTCAAAGAAAGCATTTAGTAAAGGAGTGCAAGAGCAAGCAGAGTTTGTCAAAATTGGCAGATGTATCAGCAAGAAGTGCAAGGGACTGCCTCTTGCACTGAAGACAATGGGTGGATTGATGAGTTCGAAATATCAAATCCAGGAATGGGAGGTCATTGCAGATTGCAATATTAGTGATACCGATAGAGGTAAAGATGAGGTATTGCCCATACTAAAACTGAGCTACAAGCACTTGTCCCATGAGATGAAGCAATGCTTTGCCTTCTGTTCAATTTTCCCCAAGGACTATGTGATGGAGAAGGACATGTTGATTCAACTATGGATGGCAAACGGTTATGTTAATGAAGAGGGGACGATGGACTTGACACAAAAAGGGGAATATGTCTTCAACGAGTTGGCTTGGAGGTCCTTTTTCCAAGATGTGGTATTAGTGAGGAAGCCCTATGATCCTTCTTATTATTCTAAATATGCCTCAAAACAAGAGATAAATGGATGTAAAATGCACGACTTGATGCATGACCTTGCAAAAGATGTTGCAAATGAATGTGCAAATGCGGAAGTGTTAATTCAGCAAAATCTGCCTGTAAATGACGTCCGTCACTTGCATATTTCGAGAGATGATCAATTGAACAAAATCAGCCAGTTACTCGGAGGCACTATGTATCTTCGCACTTTGTTGACGCCAGAATCATCATACAAGGATCCGGTGAAGTTAAaactgatgtcatcaagagcATTAAGTATTCGTTGTGGAGATACTTCAATCGTCCATATGGAGCTCACACACACAGCACATTTGCGGTATCTTGATCTCTCTCGCTCAAATATTGTTAGCTTGCCAAACTCAATCTGCATGTTGTATAACTTACTGTCTTTGAGGCTTAATGGCTGCTCCCAACTACAATATTTACCTGAGGGTATGAGAACTATGAGGAAGCTCTGCCATATTTATCTCTTGGGGTGTTGTAAATTGGAACGAATGCCCCCAAAACTTAGTGTACTGCACAACCTTCGCACACTAACAACATTTGTTGTGGGCACAAAAGATGGATGTGGAATCGAGGAGCTCGAAGACCTACGACAGATTGGCAACAGGTTGGAACTGTATAATTTGCGGGAAGTAAAGTGTGGGTCGAAGGCCAATCTCCATGAGAAACATAATCTAAATGAACTGTTGTTGTATTGGGATCATTGTCGTGATGAATATGACAAGTCTACAATTGGTGAGGCCACTAATCATGAGCAAGTATTGGAATCTCTTGAACCTCATGATAAGCTAAAAATTTTGGAGGTGCATAGTTATGGTGGACTCACAATCTCGCAATGGATGAGAAATCCTCAAATGTTCCGGTGCTTGAGAGAACTCGTTATGATCGGATGCCGAGGATGTAAGGACCTGCCAATAGTATGGTTGTCATCCTCTCTTGAGCATTTGTGTTTACGGGGTATGGAAAGCTTGACCACGTTGTGTAAGAACATCAACGTGAAAGCTGAAGCATACAATACCTCTCTGCAAATATTCCCCAAGCTAAAGAGGATGGAATTAATTGCTTTGCCTGAGTTGGACAGATGGGCAGAAAATAGTGCTGGAGAGATTCTTAGCTCGCTGACGTTTCCCCGGCTTGAAAAACTAGAAATTGAGAAATGCGATAAGCTTGCAAGTCTCCCAAGGTTACCGGTTCTCACACATCTATACCTATCTGGTTTCCCCTGGAATAATTCTACAGGAGCTCTTATTTCGATGCGCATGTCTTTGGGCTCTTTGCCATCTCTTGTCCACTTAGAAATATCACATTTGCTGGTAGATGTGGTGATGCCTCCAGATGGCGAGGAAAGCCAGAGTCAAAGACCTTTGTGCACACTACGATCTTTGGCGCTTAAGGGTGACGACGCCTTCATAACGATATTTAATAAATCCAAATTGCAACTTGGGCTTAGGGACTGGTTGGTCTCTGTGGAAGAATTGAATATCATGTCATGCCACAATATTGTCCGCTGGCCCGTGGAGGAACTCCGTTGTTTTCCTCGCCTTCGATCTCTGAACATTTGGTATTGCTCCAAACTTGAGGGGAAGGGCTCGTCATCTGAGGAAGACGGAATCCTTCCTCTGCTCCCCGAGTTTCCCGCATCCCTCGAGGAACTCAGGATTGACAACAACAGAAGTTTAGTGGCACTGCCTTCAAACCTCGGAGATCTGGTCAAGCTGAGGAGACTCAGTGTGCTGTTTTGCGAGGCACTGAAAGCGTTGCCAGATGGGATGGATGGTCTCACTTCCCTTGATATTGGATTATGTCCAGGGATAGAGAAATTTCCGCAGGGTCTCCTGCAGCGGCTCCCAGCCCTCAAATACCTATACATACATCACTGCCCTGACCTGCAGAGGCGTTGCAGAGAAGGTGGGGAGTACTTTGACTTGATCGCTTCTATTCCCCATAAATACATTGAAGCACCCGCACAGGCAACTGAG TATGTCATCAGATTGACTGCACTTGGACTGATCACTGGATGCGGCAAAGGACAATACAAAAAATTAGAAGCCTGTTCCATTCTGTGCCACGGAAGCTGCTTCTTGTCTCGCTGA
- the LOC101766836 gene encoding putative disease resistance protein RGA3, with product MAESLLLPVVRGVVGKAADALVQSITRMWGVDKDRLKLERHLVYVQSLLADAEAKSETNHAVRTWMKELKAAAYQADDVLDDFQYEALRREALSGQSMASKILSNFTSKNRLVFRHKASRDLKNVLEKIDELVTEMTKFGLVALPEAPPQALPRQTHSALDESMEIFGREGDKDGVVELLLDQQDQQDVQVLPILGMGGVGKTTLAKMVYNNDKIQKHFELRMWHCVSENFEAIPLVRSVIELATNSTCGLPDTIELLRGKLQEAIGRKRFLLILDDVWNEDQNKWEDDLRPLLCSSIGGSGSTIVVTSRSRQVASIMGTLPPHELVCLSEDDSWELFSKKAFSKGVQEQAKFVKIGRCISNKCKGLPLALKTMGGLMSSKQQIEEWEAIADCNISDTNRGKDEVLPILKLSYKHLSPEMKQCFAFCSLFPKDYEMEKDMLIQLWMANGYLHEEGTMDLTQKGEYIFNELAWRSFFQDVILVREPYFMHASKQEINGCKMHDLMHDLAKDVANECANAEELIQQNMPVNDVHHLHIRGNYQLNKISQLLGGTMYLRTLLMPPSSYKDLMKSKLMPSRALSILCRDTSIVHMLTRTAHLRYLDLSYSSIVSLPNSICMLYNLLSLRLNHCSLLQYLPEGMRTMRKLCHIYLLGCGSLERMPPKLSVLHNLRTLTRFVVGTKDGCGIEELEDLRQIGGRLELYNLQEVKCGSKANLHEKHNLNELLLYWDHFREATNHEQVWNLLYLMIS from the coding sequence CGCCGTCCGGACGTGGATGAAGGAGCTCAAGGCCGCCGCGTACCAGGCCGACGACGTCCTCGACGACTTCCAGTACGAGGCGCTGCGCCGTGAGGCCCTGAGCGGCCAGTCCATGGCAAGCAAGATACTGAGCAACTTCACCTCAAAGAATCGTCTTGTATTCCGTCATAAAGCGAGCAGAGACCTGAAGAACGTGCTCGAAAAGATTGACGAGCTCGTGACCGAGATGACAAAGTTTGGCCTGGTGGCGCTTCCGGAGGCGCCGCCGCAAGCTCTTCCTCGGCAGACGCACTCAGCGCTGGATGAATCCATGGAGATATTTGGCAGAGAAGGTGACAAAGATGGGGTGGTGGAACTGTTGCTGGACCAGCAAGATCAGCAGGATGTACAAGTGCTGCCCATCCTTGGAATGGGGGGTGTGGGCAAGACCACGCTAGCCAAGATGGTGTACAACAACGACAAAATTCAGAAGCACTTTGAATTGAGGATGTGGCACTGCGTGTCAGAAAATTTTGAAGCTATTCCTCTTGTTAGATCTGTAATTGAGTTGGCTACAAATAGCACATGTGGTCTGCCTGACACGATCGAGCTTCTGCGAGGAAAACTGCAGGAAGCTATTGGCCGCAAAAGGTTCCTACTCATTCTCGACGATGTGTGGAACGAAGACCAAAACAAGTGGGAGGATGACTTGAGGCCGCTACTCTGTTCTTCAATTGGTGGATCAGGAAGCACAATAGTTGTCACAAGTAGAAGCCGACAAGTGGCGTCAATAATGGGCACCCTTCCACCTCATGAATTAGTGTGTTTGAGTGAAGATGATTCGTGGGAATTGTTCTCAAAGAAAGCATTTAGTAAAGGAGTGCAAGAGCAAGCAAAGTTTGTCAAAATTGGCAGATGTATCAGCAACAAGTGCAAGGGACTGCCTCTTGCACTGAAGACAATGGGTGGATTGATGAGTTCAAAACAACAAATCGAGGAATGGGAGGCCATTGCAGATTGCAATATTAGTGATACCAATAGAGGTAAAGATGAGGTATTGCCCATACTAAAACTGAGCTACAAGCACTTGTCCCCTGAGATGAAGCAATGCTTTGCCTTCTGTTCACTTTTCCCCAAGGACTATGAGATGGAGAAGGACATGTTGATTCAACTATGGATGGCAAACGGTTATCTTCATGAAGAGGGGACGATGGACTTGACACAAAAAGGGGAATATATCTTCAACGAGTTGGCTTGGAGGTCCTTTTTCCAAGATGTGATATTAGTGAGGGAGCCCTATTTTATGCATGCCTCAAAACAAGAGATAAATGGATGTAAAATGCACGACTTGATGCATGACCTTGCAAAAGATGTTGCAAATGAATGTGCAAATGCGGAAGAGTTAATTCAGCAAAACATGCCTGTAAATGACGTCCATCACTTGCATATTCGGGGAAATTATCAATTGAACAAAATCAGCCAGTTACTGGGAGGCACTATGTATCTTCGCACACTGTTGATGCCACCATCATCGTACAAGGATCTGATGAAGTCAAAACTGATGCCATCAAGAGCATTGAGTATTCTTTGTAGAGATACTTCAATCGTCCATATGCTCACACGCACAGCACATTTGCGGTATCTTGATCTCTCTTACTCGAGTATTGTTAGCTTGCCAAACTCAATCTGTATGTTGTATAACTTACTGTCTTTGAGGCTTAATCACTGCTCCCTACTACAATATTTACCTGAGGGTATGAGAACTATGAGGAAGCTCTGCCATATTTATCTCTTGGGGTGTGGTAGCTTGGAACGAATGCCCCCAAAACTTAGTGTACTACACAACCTTCGCACACTAACAAGATTTGTTGTGGGCACAAAAGATGGATGTGGAATCGAGGAGCTCGAAGACCTACGACAGATTGGCGGCAGGTTGGAACTGTATAATTTGCAGGAAGTAAAGTGTGGGTCGAAGGCCAATCTCCATGAGAAACATAATCTAAATGAATTGTTGTTGTATTGGGATCATTTTCGTGAGGCTACTAATCATGAACAAGTATGGAATCTCTTGTACCTCATGATAAGctaa